In a genomic window of Vigna angularis cultivar LongXiaoDou No.4 chromosome 6, ASM1680809v1, whole genome shotgun sequence:
- the LOC108342338 gene encoding polyphenol oxidase A1, chloroplastic — MASISHLSFVSSVNNFCPNSITLPSSSLHPFQQFQSPKITRVRCSGNKNNETPKASEEEVADIVGNRRKVLVGLGGLCGAVTLNNNPFAFAAPIAPPDLSTCGPADLPGGAKPTNCCPPSSKIIDFKFPPSNQPLRVRPAAHLVTDDYLAKYKKAVDLMKKLPSKDPRNFMQQANVHCAYCDGAYHQVGFPDLDLQVHSSWLFFPYHRWYLYFYERILGSLINDPTFALPFWNWDAPGGMKLPSLYAQRKSPLYDPLRNPNHQPPTLVDLDFNNDDPDAAGSISSNLSIMYRQVVSNGKTPTLFLGNAYRAGDEPDPGGGSVENVPHGPVHGWTGDPNQPNNENMGTFYSAARDPIFYSHHSNIDRLWSVWKTLGGKRRDFTDSDWLESGFLFYDENKNLVRVKVKDCLDTRKLGYVYQDVNIPWLNSKPTPRKSRARNAALAQNFGVGAAHAAETSRSVKFPLVLDSVVRTRVKRPNKSRSKKEKEEKEEVLVIEGIEFDRNRAVKFDVFINDEDDTEIRPDNTEFAGSFVSVPHTHQHKNKNIKTCLRLGLTDLLEELEAEDDDSVMVTLVPRYGKGQVTITNIKIVLIAD; from the coding sequence atggCTTCTATCTCTCATCTTTCTTTCGTGTCCTCAGTCAATAATTTCTGTCCCAACTCCATCACTCTCCCTTCTTCTTCCTTGCATCCATTTCAACAGTTCCAATCCCCAAAAATTACGAGAGTGAGATGCAGTGGAAATAAGAATAATGAAACACCAAAAGCTTCTGAAGAAGAAGTTGCAGATATTGTAGGAAATAGGAGGAAGGTTCTGGTTGGTCTAGGAGGGCTTTGTGGGGCTGTTACTCTGAATAACAATCCTTTTGCCTTTGCGGCTCCGATTGCCCCACCGGATCTAAGCACATGCGGCCCAGCAGACCTACCTGGAGGTGCAAAACCCACCAATTGTTGTCCTCCATCTTCTAAAATCATCGATTTCAAGTTTCCTCCCTCTAACCAACCCTTGCGGGTGAGACCAGCCGCACATTTGGTCACTGACGACTATCTAGCCAAATACAAAAAAGCCGTTGACCTCATGAAAAAGCTCCCATCTAAGGACCCACGTAATTTCATGCAGCAAGCCAACGTCCATTGTGCTTATTGCGATGGTGCATATCACCAAGTTGGGTTCCCTGACCTTGATCTGCAAGTCCACAGCTCTTGGCTCTTCTTTCCCTACCATCGATGGTATCTCTATTTCTATGAAAGGATCTTGGGTAGCTTGATCAATGACCCAACCTTTGCCCTTCCATTTTGGAACTGGGATGCTCCCGGGGGTATGAAACTTCCTTCCCTTTATGCACAACGTAAATCACCTCTCTATGACCCTCTTCGCAATCCTAATCATCAACCACCAACCCTCGTCGACCTTGACTTCAACAACGATGATCCTGATGCCGCAGGAAGCATCTCCTCCAACCTTTCCATAATGTATAGGCAAGTTGTGTCTAATGGGAAGACTCCCACATTGTTCCTTGGCAATGCTTACCGTGCTGGAGATGAACCTGACCCGGGTGGTGGATCCGTAGAGAATGTTCCACATGGCCCCGTTCATGGATGGACAGGTGATCCCAACCAGCCCAACAACGAGAACATGGGGACTTTCTATTCGGCCGCAAGAGACCCCATTTTCTATTCTCATCATTCCAATATTGATAGGTTGTGGTCCGTATGGAAAACACTTGGTGGGAAAAGAAGGGATTTCACCGACTCGGATTGGTTAGAATCCGGGTTTCTCTTCTACGACGAGAATAAGAACCTTGTGCGTGTGAAGGTTAAGGATTGTCTTGACACCAGAAAACTAGGGTATGTTTACCAAGATGTTAACATCCCATGGTTGAATTCCAAGCCCACACCGCGTAAGTCAAGGGCTCGGAATGCAGCACTGGCACAAAATTTTGGTGTTGGTGCAGCACATGCTGCTGAGACTTCAAGGAGTGTGAAGTTTCCACTGGTGTTGGATTCAGTTGTGAGAACAAGGGTTAAAAGGCCGAATAAGTCGAGAAGcaagaaagagaaggaagagaaggaaGAGGTTTTGGTGATTGAAGGGATCGAGTTTGATAGAAACAGAGCTGTCAAATTTGATGTCTTTATTAATGACGAAGATGATACGGAGATCCGACCAGATAATACAGAATTTGCAGGAAGCTTTGTGAGTGTGCCTCACACGCACCAACACAAAAACAAGAATATCAAAACTTGTTTGAGGCTTGGACTTACGGATTTGTTAGAAGAGTTGGAAGCGGAAGATGATGACAGTGTTATGGTGACGCTGGTTCCCAGGTATGGGAAAGGACAAGTCACAATCACAAACATCAAAATAGTTCTCATCGCAGATTga